A DNA window from Solanum lycopersicum chromosome 3, SLM_r2.1 contains the following coding sequences:
- the LOC101250585 gene encoding mediator of RNA polymerase II transcription subunit 6 isoform X2, whose amino-acid sequence MASTPMMPLNADGSAPVAPPLPGTDMTSICFRDQLWLNTYPLDKNLVFDYFALSPFYDWTCNNEQLRARAIHPLDFSHISKMTGMEYTLSEVMEPNLFVIRKQKRDSPEKVTPMLTYYILDGSIYQAPQLCNVFAARLWSRKTIAKHLKLSPPKRPSTSRNLSELITSLLLYSGSFLQYLCLHLYQKAMHPLPLQNPLKTSNQRLSRLQLILLLIKARLRE is encoded by the exons ATGGCGTCGACGCCGATGATGCCGCTGAACGCCGATGGAAGTGCACCGGTGGCTCCACCGCTACCTGGGACGGACATGACGAGCATATGTTTCAGAGACCAGCTGTGGCTGAATACTTATCCGCTCGACAAAAACCTGGTGTTCGACTATTTTGCACTCTCCCCGTTCTACGATTGGACCTGCAATAATGAACAACTCCGTGCCCGCGCCATCCACCCGCTGGATTTTTCTCATATCTC GAAAATGACGGGCATGGAATACACGTTGAGTGAAGTAATGGAGCCTAATCTCTTTGTCATCCGTAAGCAAAAGAGGGATAGCCCTGAGAAGGTCACACCAATGCTGACTTATTACATCTTGGATGGTTCAATATACCAAGCTCCGCAGCTCTGCAATGTATTTGCAGCTCGACTT TGGAGTCGGAAAACAATAGCCAAGCATCTGAAACTAAGCCCGCCAAAGAGGCCATCGACTTCAAGGAACTTAAGCGAGTTGATCACATCCTTGCTTCTCTACAGCGGAAG CTTCCTGCAGTACCTCTGCCTCCACCTTTACCAGAAGGCTATGCACCCCCTTCCACTTCAGAACCCTCTGAAAACCAGCAACCAGAGACTCAGCCGCCTCCAATTGATCCTATTATTGATCAAGGCCCGTCTAAGAGAATGA
- the LOC101251962 gene encoding GDSL esterase/lipase APG: MGIYRQQKLAFFFVALLGFIHIRLNNAQSSTTLVPAIITFGDSAVDVGNNDYIHTLFKANYPPYGRDFVTRQPTGRFCNGKLATDITADTLGFTTYPAAYLSPEASGKNLLIGTNFASAAAGFDDKTAILNHAIPFSTQMQYYKEYQSKLAKVAGSQKAASILKDALYIISAGSSDFLQNYYINPYLNKLYTPDQYGSYLVGIFTSSVKDLYGQGARRIGVTSLPPLGCLPAARTLFGFHENGCVSKINTDAQQFNKKMNSAATQLQKQLPGLKIAVFDIFQPLYDLVKSPSDHGFAEANRGCCGTGTVETTSLLCNPKSPGTCSNATQYVFWDSVHPSQAANQVLADSLIIQGINLIG, encoded by the exons ATGGGTATCTACAGACAgcaaaaattggcatttttctTTGTGGCTTTATTGGGCTTTATTCACATCCGTCTGAATAATGCTCAAAGTTCCACAACACTTGTTCCGGCAATCATTACATTTGGCGATTCCGCTGTGGATGTAGGAAACAATGACTACATTCATACTCTTTTTAAGGCTAATTATCCACCTTATGGAAGGGATTTTGTCACTCGTCAACCCACCGGTAGATTCTGCAATGGAAAATTAGCTACGGATATCACTG CTGATACACTTGGGTTCACTACTTACCCGGCTGCATATTTGAGCCCTGAAGCATCAGGAAAGAATCTCCTTATTGGTACTAATTTCGCTTCTGCTGCTGCTGGATTTGATGATAAAACCGCCATCCTCAAC CATGCAATTCCATTTTCAACACAGATGCAATACTACAAGGAGTATCAATCCAAGCTAGCAAAAGTTGCAGGCAGTCAAAAAGCGGCATCCATCCTAAAGGATGCACTTTACATAATAAGTGCAGGAAGCAGTGATTTCTTACAGAATTACTACATCAATCCGTATCTTAACAAACTCTACACTCCTGATCAATATGGTTCTTATCTTGTCGGCATATTCACTAGCTCCGTCAAG GATTTGTATGGGCAAGGAGCAAGAAGAATTGGGGTAACTTCACTTCCACCATTGGGCTGTCTACCAGCTGCTAGAACATTATTCGGATTTCATGAGAATGGATGTGTGTCAAAGATCAATACAGATGCCCAACAATTCAACAAGAAAATGAATTCAGCTGCAACACAGTTACAAAAGCAACTTCCTGGACTTAAGATTGCTGTCTTTGACATCTTCCAACCCCTATATGACCTCGTCAAATCTCCATCAGACCAcg GATTCGCGGAAGCAAACAGAGGGTGTTGTGGAACAGGAACAGTGGAGACAACATCATTATTATGCAACCCAAAATCACCAGGAACATGTAGCAATGCAACACAATATGTGTTTTGGGATAGTGTGCATCCATCTCAAGCAGCTAACCAAGTTCTAGCTGATTCACTCattattcaaggcatcaaccTAATTGGATAA
- the LOC101252264 gene encoding GDSL esterase/lipase APG, producing the protein MRTWASVACAPLLFQVPCIECRIVHPLIIDVIRLATYCDHYIVFKCLANTHCTIPFWRMGIYNNRPALLLLLVALLGSAIRLSSAQESTTLVPAIITFGDSASDVGNNDYIITLFKANYPPYGRDFVTHQPTGRFCNGKLVTDMTADALGFTTYPAAYLSPEASGKNLLIGTNFASAAAGYDDKTAILNHAIPLSKQMQYYKEYKSKLVKVAGSQKAESILKDALYILSAGTADFLQNYYFNPYLNKISTPRQYSSYLVRIFTHFVKDLYGQGARRIGVTSLPPLGCLPAAKTMFGFHKSGCISKINRDAKQFNKKMNSTAAQLRKQLPGLKIAIFDVFQPMYDLVNYPSDHGFVVANRGCCGTGKVETTSLFCNPKLAGTCSNATEYVFWDGIHLSEAANKVLADTLIMQGIYLLG; encoded by the exons atgaGGACCTGGGCCAGTGTAGCCTGTGCTCCCTTGCTGTTTCAGGTCCCTTGTATTGAATGCAGAATTGTTCATCCTTTAATTATTGATGTGATCAGACTTGCAACATACTGTGATCATTATATAGTTTTCAAGTGTCTAGCTAACACACACTGTACGATTCCTTTTTGGAGAATGGGCATCTACAATAATAGACCAgcattgttattgttgttggtgGCGTTATTGGGTTCTGCGATCCGTTTGAGTAGTGCTCAAGAATCAACAACGCTTGTTCCAGCAATTATTACGTTTGGGGATTCAGCTTCTGATGTAGGAAATAATGACTACATTATTACTCTTTTTAAGGCTAATTATCCACCTTATGGAAGGGATTTTGTAACTCATCAACCTACTGGTAGATTCTGTAATGGCAAATTAGTAACTGATATGACTG CTGATGCACTTGGCTTCACTACTTACCCGGCTGCGTATTTGAGCCCTGAAGCATCAGGAAAGAATCTCCTTATTGGTACTAATTTCGCTTCTGCCGCTGCTGGCTATGATGATAAAACAGCCATCCTCAAC CATGCAATTCCATTGTCTAAACAAATGCAATATTATAAGGAGTACAAATCCAAGCTAGTAAAAGTTGCTGGCAGCCAAAAAGCGGAATCCATCCTAAAGGATGCACTCTACATATTAAGTGCTGGAACAGCTGATTTCTTACAGAATTACTACTTCAATCCTTATCTTAACAAAATTTCTACTCCTCGTCAGTATAGTTCTTATCTTGTTCGCATATTCACTCACTTTGTCAAG GATTTGTATGGGCAAGGAGCACGAAGAATTGGGGTGACTTCATTGCCACCATTGGGGTGTCTTCCAGCTGCGAAAACAATGTTTGGATTTCATAAGAGTGGTTGTATCTCAAAGATCAATAGAGATGCCAAACAATTCAACAAAAAGATGAATTCAACTGCAGCACAATTGAGAAAGCAACTTCCTGGCCTTAAGATTGCTATCTTTGACGTCTTCCAGCCCATGTATGACCTCGTCAATTATCCATCAGACCACG GATTCGTGGTAGCGAATCGAGGGTGCTGTGGGACAGGTAAAGTTGAAACAACATCACTATTTTGCAACCCAAAGTTAGCAGGGACTTGCAGCAATGCAACAGAGTATGTGTTTTGGGATGGAATTCATCTATCTGAAGCTGCAAACAAAGTTCTAGCCGATACGCTTATTATGCAAGGGATCTACCTACTTGGATAG
- the LOC101257947 gene encoding senescence-induced receptor-like serine/threonine-protein kinase: MTRDLIFTFLICISLFALEANAQIDQSGFISIDCGIPRGSNYTDVATGLQYVSDSAFVDTGSNATISSEFHSDDLEQQLYTLTSFPQGKRNCYTIRVAEGKGKKYLIRASFLYGNYDGKSQLLINFDLHLGVDFWTTIQIVNASVPLYEEIIHILSSDFVQVCLVNKDRGTPFVSALELRLLNSTIYKTTSGSLQTFVRLDLGSTATQIVRYQDDIYDRLWWPYNNDENTISLSTTSTIDNTNSYLPPTKVLSTAIAADNDTDGISLWWEPANSTDEYYIYLHFAEIEANHVNRQFNIYVDGELYQGSFAPDYMSVTTIFSTSALKPKDRHQISLNKTGNSIRHPTINAIELYKVVKQIINPQTNDLDVEAIMNVKSTYEVKKNWQGDPCGPVADIWKGVTCNFNGDLPTVISLDLSSSELQGAISPYIISLTKLETLNMSNNQLTGEVPPNLSQLAFLQELDLSNNLLTGKVPANLAKLPYLKKLYLKGNSFSEKIPEELLEKSRNGSLDLRYDEFSPPPPPKDEISPPPKDEFLPPKDGNNLSAGALAGIIASVVVLGVLALLLLLWFIIRRMKNKKGKITETETTVQSPKIALELKNRQFTYSQVLHMTNNFQRVLGKGGFGTVYLGYVDNRDVAVKMLSPSSVQGFKEFQAEASLLMSIHHKNLISIVGYCVEGNHIGIIYEYMANRSLDMQLSDRNPNALTWEERLHIALDAAQGLEYLHHGCQPSIIHRDIKSSNILLDDKFQAKLADFGLSRTLPTGEGSHVTTIIAGSPGYLDPDYYRTNKLTEKSDVYSFGVVLLEIITGRHLLGKHDKIYVITWVNGMINDNGDVSKVIDPRLGGQVDLNSAKRIVALAMACVSLEPTNRPAISLVVTIIKQCLRQMIENYDSN; the protein is encoded by the exons ATGACTAGAGACTTGATTTTTAcctttctaatttgtatttctCTCTTTGCACTTGAAGCTAACGCCCAAATTGATCAATCAG GATTCATAAGCATAGATTGTGGAATTCCTCGAGGTTCCAACTACACCGATGTAGCTACTGGACTCCAATATGTTTCCGATTCAGCATTCGTGGATACAGGTAGTAACGCTACTATCTCGAGTGAGTTTCACTCCGATGACCTGGAACAACAGTTGTACACACTCACAAGTTTTCCCCAAGGAAAACGAAATTGCTACACCATTAGAGTTGcagaaggaaaaggaaaaaaatacttGATCAGGGCTAGTTTTTTATACGGAAACTATGATGGAAAGAGTCAGCTACTGATCAATTTTGATCTTCACCTCGGAGTTGACTTTTGGACCACGATTCAAATTGTCAATGCTTCAGTTCCGTTATATGAAGAGATCATACACATTCTCTCATCGGATTTTGTTCAGGTTTGTCTAGTAAATAAGGATCGAGGAACACCATTTGTATCCGCACTTGAATTGAGACTCTTGAACTCAACCATATACAAGACAACATCCGGGTCACTACAAACATTCGTACGTCTAGATCTTGGCTCAACAGCCACTCAAATAGTAAG GTACCAAGATGACATATACGATCGTTTATGGTGGCCATATAATAATGATGAAAACACGATATCATTGAGTACGACTTCAACCATTGATAACACCAACAGTTATCTACCGCCGACAAAGGTGCTGAGCACAGCAATAGCAGCAGATAATGACACCGATGGAATATCACTTTGGTGGGAACCTGCGAATTCAACAGATGAGTATTATATCTACTTGCACTTTGCAGAGATTGAAGCCAACCATGTCAATAGGCAATTCAACATATATGTGGATGGAGAGTTGTATCAGGGGTCATTTGCTCCGGACTATATGTCTGTAACCACAATTTTTTCAACATCAGCTCTAAAGCCAAAAGACAGGCACCAAATTTCCCTCAACAAAACGGGAAATTCAATTCGTCATCCTACCATCAATGCCATAGAGTTGTATAAAGTTGTCAAGCAAATCATAAACCCCCAAACAAATGACTTAGATG TTGAGGCTATTATGAATGTCAAATCAACATACGAGGTTAAAAAGAACTGGCAAGGAGATCCATGCGGCCCTGTAGCTGACATTTGGAAGGGTGTCACATGCAATTTTAATGGGGATCTCCCCACAGTTATTTCCTT AGACTTATCTTCAAGTGAATTACAAGGGGCAATATCGCCTTACATAATAAGTCTCACAAAACTAGAAACGTT GAACATGTCAAACAATCAGCTGACGGGAGAGGTGCCTCCCAATCTCTCACAACTAGCCTTCTTACAAGAGCT GGACTTGTCAAACAATCTGCTGACGGGAAAGGTCCCTGCCAATCTTGCAAAACTACCCTACTTAAAAAAACT ATACTTGAAAGGAAACAGTTTCTCCGAAAAAATTCCTGAAGAATTGCtggaaaaatcaagaaatggatCACTCGATTTGAG ATATGATGAATTTAGTCCTCCTCCTCCTCCGAAAGATGAAATTAGTCCTCCTCCGAAAGATGAATTTCTTCCTCCGAAAGATGGTAATAACCTCAGTGCTGGTGCACTAGCAGGAATTATTGCATCCGTGGTGGTCTTGGGCGTCTTGGCCTTACTACTGCTTCTTTGGTTTATAATTCGAaggatgaaaaacaaaaaag GTAAGATCACTGAGACAGAAACAACAGTACAGAGTCCAAAAATTGCATTGGAGTTGAAAAACAGGCAGTTCACATACTCACAGGTGTTGCACATGACAAATAACTTCCAGAGAGTCCTTGGTAAAGGAGGTTTTGGAACAGTTTATCTTGGCTATGTTGATAACCGTGACGTGGCTGTTAAGATGCTGTCCCCATCTTCAGTTCAAGGGTTCAAGGAATTCCAGGCTGAG GCTAGTCTCCTGATGAGCATACATCATAAGAACTTGATTTCTATAGTTGGGTATTGTGTTGAAGGCAACCACATTGGTATTATTTACGAATACATGGCCAATCGAAGCTTAGACATGCAACTATCAG ATAGAAATCCAAATGCTTTAACATGGGAGGAAAGACTTCATATAGCCTTGGATGCGGCACAAG GACTGGAGTATCTGCATCATGGTTGCCAGCCATCAATAATACACAGAGATATCAAGTCTAGTAATATTCTATTAGATGATAAATTCCAAGCAAAACTTGCTGATTTTGGTTTGTCAAGGACTTTACCAACTGGGGAGGGAAGTCATGTTACCACCATAATCGCGGGTAGTCCAGGCTATCttgaccctga TTACTACAGGACAAATAAGCTAACGGAGAAAAGTGATGTATACAGTTTCGGTGTGGTTCTTTTGGAAATAATAACAGGACGGCATTTACTAGGAAAACATGACAAGATTTATGTAATAACATGGGTCAATGGTATGATTAATGATAACGGAGATGTTTCAAAAGTAATCGATCCAAGATTAGGAGGACAAGTTGATCTGAATTCAGCAAAGAGAATTGTGGCATTGGCAATGGCTTGTGTTTCTCTTGAACCAACAAATAGACCAGCTATATCTCTCGTTGTCACGATAATAAAACAATGTTTAAGACAGATGATTGAGAATTATGACTCGAATTGA
- the LOC101250288 gene encoding uncharacterized protein codes for MPHRVTARAKSFSSQPSIAQKLKDDPVDPKNAQGSVTCVYQSHIGGYWRNVTVIWRKNMMNHCLTISVDSVENEDHQTCKIDLKPWHFWAKKGYKTFEVDGYQLEAYWDLRSAKFSGSPEPFKDFYVALIAEEEVVLLLGDYKKKAYKRTKSRPALVDALLFYKKEHVFGKKSFSTRAKFENNKKESDIVVESSTSGPRDPEMWISIDGIVLIHIKNLQWKFRGNQTVLVNEQHVQVFWDVHSWLFCEPGSTHGLFIFKPGVSELESDRDGSSVGGDSDCSDHTKYFSTLSHSRASPFCLFLCAWKIE; via the coding sequence ATGCCTCATCGTGTTACCGCGAGGGCAAAATCATTTTCTTCTCAACCATCCATTgctcaaaaattaaaagatgatCCTGTAGATCCTAAAAATGCTCAGGGTAGCGTTACATGTGTTTACCAATCTCATATCGGGGGATATTGGCGTAATGTGACTGTTATATGGagaaaaaatatgatgaatCATTGCCTTACCATATCTGTTGATAGCGTAGAGAATGAAGATCATCAAACTTGCAAGATTGATCTTAAACCTTGGCATTTTTGGGCTAAAAAAGGTTACAAGACATTTGAGGTTGATGGATATCAATTGGAGGCTTATTGGGATTTAAGATCAGCAAAATTTTCAGGTAGTCCTGAACCATTTAAAGATTTTTATGTCGCGTTAATTGCAgaagaagaagttgttttaTTATTAGGTGATTACAAGAAAAAAGcttataagagaacaaaatcaAGGCCAGCTCTTGTAGATGCATTGttgttttacaaaaaagaaCATGTTTTTGGTAAGAAAAGTTTCTCAACAAGGGCTAAatttgaaaacaacaaaaaagaaagtgATATTGTTGTAGAAAGTTCAACTTCAGGGCCAAGAGATCCTGAAATGTGGATAAGTATAGATGGAATTGTTTTGATTCACATAAAGAATTTGCAATGGAAATTCAGGGGAAATCAAACGGTACTAGTCAACGAGCAGCACGTACAAGTTTTTTGGGATGTGCATTCTTGGTTGTTTTGTGAACCTGGTTCTACTCATGGATTGTTCATTTTTAAGCCAGGTGTGTCTGAATTGGAAAGTGACAGAGACGGAAGTAGCGTTGGAGGTGACAGTGATTGTAGCGATCATACTAAGTATTTTTCAACATTGAGTCACTCCAGAGCCTCACCTTTTTGCCTTTTCTTGTGCGCATGGAAGATTGAGTAA
- the LOC101250585 gene encoding mediator of RNA polymerase II transcription subunit 6 isoform X1, giving the protein MASTPMMPLNADGSAPVAPPLPGTDMTSICFRDQLWLNTYPLDKNLVFDYFALSPFYDWTCNNEQLRARAIHPLDFSHISKMTGMEYTLSEVMEPNLFVIRKQKRDSPEKVTPMLTYYILDGSIYQAPQLCNVFAARLGRALYHISKAFGTASSKLEKIGYVESENNSQASETKPAKEAIDFKELKRVDHILASLQRKLPAVPLPPPLPEGYAPPSTSEPSENQQPETQPPPIDPIIDQGPSKRMKV; this is encoded by the exons ATGGCGTCGACGCCGATGATGCCGCTGAACGCCGATGGAAGTGCACCGGTGGCTCCACCGCTACCTGGGACGGACATGACGAGCATATGTTTCAGAGACCAGCTGTGGCTGAATACTTATCCGCTCGACAAAAACCTGGTGTTCGACTATTTTGCACTCTCCCCGTTCTACGATTGGACCTGCAATAATGAACAACTCCGTGCCCGCGCCATCCACCCGCTGGATTTTTCTCATATCTC GAAAATGACGGGCATGGAATACACGTTGAGTGAAGTAATGGAGCCTAATCTCTTTGTCATCCGTAAGCAAAAGAGGGATAGCCCTGAGAAGGTCACACCAATGCTGACTTATTACATCTTGGATGGTTCAATATACCAAGCTCCGCAGCTCTGCAATGTATTTGCAGCTCGACTT GGGCGTGCTCTATATCATATATCAAAAGCTTTCGGTACTGCATCCTCAAAATTGGAAAAGATTGGATATG TGGAGTCGGAAAACAATAGCCAAGCATCTGAAACTAAGCCCGCCAAAGAGGCCATCGACTTCAAGGAACTTAAGCGAGTTGATCACATCCTTGCTTCTCTACAGCGGAAG CTTCCTGCAGTACCTCTGCCTCCACCTTTACCAGAAGGCTATGCACCCCCTTCCACTTCAGAACCCTCTGAAAACCAGCAACCAGAGACTCAGCCGCCTCCAATTGATCCTATTATTGATCAAGGCCCGTCTAAGAGAATGAAGGTATGA
- the LOC104646634 gene encoding putative F-box protein At1g67623, producing the protein MVINRHSRKNMKSIARKRNNNKLIEQNFCSSIESLPNELLTDIVARVASFSFKNFINVKLSCKVLNEISDERYIYQKVTLVNFPIEPLWQKEKDEKINKVTSFMELCRECGNTEALYRKGVMDFFKNNRPDFAVELLKQAAKGGHIGALYVIGIIGVFLGGEFKRKGVTLIGNMKETKTLRKVTRECRKSLEEILKNIWVKNPLVLGERPTRCTIQHQHRVRRNGWPLDSDDEQIDFHCHACSCDVEISYIVSVLPRY; encoded by the exons ATGGTGATCAATCGtcattcaagaaaaaatatgaagagcATTGCAAGAAAACGtaataataacaaactaatcgaacaaaatttttgttcttcaattGAATCTCTTCCCAATGAGTTACTTACTGATATTGTTGCAAGAGTTGCTTctttttccttcaaaaattttatcaatgtcaaattaag TTGCAAGGTTCTTAATGAAATTTCAGATGAACGATACATATATCAGAAGGTGACGCTGGTAAACTTTCCAATAGAACCTTTGTGGCAAAAGGAGAAGGATGAGAAGATAAATAAAGTTACTTCTTTCATGGAGCTATGTAGAGAATGCGGTAATACAGAAGCCCTATACAGAAAAGGAGTG atggacttttttaaaaacaatagaCCAGATTTTGCAGTGGAATTGCTGAAGCAAGCAGCAAAAGGAGGCCACATTGGGGCATTGTACGTGATTGGCATAATTGGAGTCTTTTTGGGTGGTGAATTCAAGCGGAAAGGGGTAACGTTGATTGGTAACATGAAAGAAACCAAGACACTTAGAAAAGTAACTAGAGAATGTCGAAAGAGTTTAGAAGagatcttgaaaaatatttgggtGAAGAATCCTTTAGTTTTGGGAGAAAGGCCCACTCGTTGCACTATTCAACATCAGCATCGCGTTCGTAGGAATGGCTGGCCTCTTGATAGTGACGATGAACAAATCGATTTTCATTGTCATGCTTGTAGTTGTGATGTAGAAATTTCTTATATTGTTAGTGTTTTGCCTAGATATTAG